In Chryseobacterium camelliae, one DNA window encodes the following:
- a CDS encoding NAD-dependent succinate-semialdehyde dehydrogenase: MDQLIENKILKADLAFNEWKKVPFEERQQLIAKAAALLSADSEKFGKIITTEMNKPIAQSVAEVEKCALMMNYYAEAENILKPEKVDSEFHYSEIQYVPKGVILGVMPWNFPFWQVLRFAVPAILAGNTVVLKHASICFGSGNAIEQVFLEAGFPEGIFQNLEVGHGEVKEILEHKAIMGVSLTGSEKAGAEVASIAGQNIKKSLLELGGSDAFIVLSDADLDEAAKVGALARLQNCGQTCVAAKRFIIDEKIEEEFLPKFIEEYKKFVPGDPMDKETKISGMARADLADDLEKQFNKALENGAEIILPLERVSENAFTPGLIRVNPGNPILQEELFGPLGMILTAQNDEEAVRIANDIPFGLSNSVWTKDQERQKLFIENLESGTVNINRMTSSDPRFPFGGTKSSGYGTELSLLALREFVTPRTVVGN, translated from the coding sequence ATGGATCAATTGATTGAAAATAAAATCCTTAAGGCGGATCTGGCCTTCAACGAATGGAAAAAAGTACCTTTTGAAGAAAGGCAGCAACTGATCGCAAAAGCAGCTGCATTGCTGTCCGCTGATTCTGAAAAGTTCGGTAAGATCATTACCACTGAAATGAACAAACCGATTGCACAGTCTGTAGCAGAAGTAGAGAAGTGTGCTCTGATGATGAACTATTATGCCGAAGCTGAAAATATCCTGAAGCCTGAAAAGGTGGATTCTGAATTCCATTATTCTGAAATTCAGTACGTACCTAAAGGCGTGATTTTAGGTGTTATGCCCTGGAACTTCCCTTTCTGGCAGGTGCTCAGGTTTGCGGTTCCGGCCATCCTTGCGGGCAATACCGTGGTTCTCAAGCATGCATCTATCTGTTTCGGCAGCGGGAATGCCATTGAACAGGTATTCCTGGAAGCAGGCTTTCCTGAAGGGATTTTCCAGAACCTTGAAGTAGGGCATGGGGAAGTGAAAGAAATTCTGGAACATAAAGCCATCATGGGCGTCAGCCTTACCGGAAGCGAGAAAGCAGGTGCAGAAGTTGCTTCCATTGCAGGCCAGAATATTAAAAAATCTCTGCTGGAGCTAGGCGGAAGTGATGCCTTTATCGTATTAAGCGATGCGGACCTTGATGAAGCGGCTAAAGTAGGTGCCCTGGCCAGGCTGCAAAACTGTGGACAGACCTGTGTTGCTGCCAAAAGATTCATCATTGATGAAAAAATTGAGGAAGAATTCCTGCCGAAGTTTATTGAGGAATACAAGAAGTTTGTTCCGGGAGATCCTATGGATAAAGAAACTAAAATTTCCGGTATGGCGAGGGCAGATCTTGCCGATGATCTGGAAAAGCAATTCAACAAAGCCCTGGAAAACGGAGCGGAAATCATCCTGCCTTTGGAAAGGGTATCTGAGAATGCCTTCACTCCGGGACTGATCAGGGTCAATCCGGGTAATCCCATTTTACAGGAAGAGCTTTTTGGACCTTTAGGAATGATTCTGACCGCTCAGAATGATGAAGAAGCTGTCAGGATCGCCAATGATATTCCTTTCGGGCTTTCCAATTCCGTATGGACAAAAGATCAGGAACGCCAAAAACTCTTCATAGAGAACCTGGAATCCGGAACGGTTAATATCAACAGAATGACCAGTTCCGACCCGCGTTTCCCGTTTGGCGGTACCAAGTCGTCCGGATACGGTACAGAGCTTTCTTTACTGGCTTTACGTGAGTTTGTTACACCAAGGACTGTGGTAGGCAACTAA
- the hutI gene encoding imidazolonepropionase → MKLIGPFKQILTLANLPLRGKLSDEQLEIIPDGGILVENGKILKTGVFSILHSEYPDIETEKIEGEQVALPAFTDSHTHICFGGNRANDFAMRNAGKSYLEIAESGGGIWSSVQHTRDASEEMLLNTLMQRIEFLVSLGITTIEIKSGYGLDKDNELKMLRIIKKAQQKTDATLVPTCLSAHLKPRDYNGSNEEYLNYIFTEILPEVKKESLAERVDIFIEKSAFQPEESRDFLLKTKGLGFEITVHADQFTPGSSRIAVEVGAKSADHLEATVEEDIAYLAQSDTVATALPGASLGLGEKFTPARKLLDAGAILAIASDWNPGSAPMGNLIVQASILATYEKLTTAEVLAGITFRSAYALGLEDRGRLLEGKKADFITFATHNFQNILYYQGSLKPEKVFIGGNEVKNR, encoded by the coding sequence ATGAAATTAATAGGACCTTTTAAACAGATATTGACCCTGGCTAACCTGCCCCTGAGAGGAAAGCTGTCTGATGAACAGCTTGAAATCATTCCCGATGGAGGAATCCTGGTAGAAAACGGAAAAATTCTTAAAACCGGGGTATTCAGTATTCTGCATTCTGAATACCCCGATATTGAAACTGAAAAGATCGAAGGCGAACAGGTTGCTTTACCTGCTTTTACAGACTCTCATACCCATATTTGCTTCGGCGGTAACCGGGCGAATGATTTTGCGATGCGGAATGCCGGAAAAAGCTATCTTGAGATCGCTGAAAGCGGCGGGGGAATATGGAGCTCAGTGCAGCACACCCGTGATGCATCCGAAGAAATGCTGCTCAATACCCTGATGCAGAGAATAGAATTCCTAGTGTCACTCGGTATTACTACTATCGAGATTAAAAGCGGCTACGGCCTTGATAAGGATAATGAGCTGAAAATGCTGCGGATTATTAAAAAAGCACAGCAAAAGACGGATGCCACTCTGGTTCCGACATGCCTTTCTGCTCATTTGAAACCGAGGGATTATAATGGCAGCAATGAAGAATACCTGAATTACATCTTTACCGAAATCCTTCCTGAAGTAAAAAAGGAAAGCCTGGCTGAGCGTGTGGACATCTTCATTGAAAAATCAGCTTTCCAGCCTGAAGAAAGCAGGGATTTCCTGCTTAAAACTAAAGGATTAGGTTTTGAAATTACCGTACATGCCGATCAGTTTACGCCCGGAAGTTCCAGGATTGCAGTAGAAGTCGGTGCAAAATCAGCCGACCATCTGGAAGCGACTGTTGAAGAAGATATTGCCTATCTTGCACAATCTGATACGGTGGCGACAGCATTACCCGGCGCAAGCCTCGGCCTTGGTGAAAAGTTCACTCCGGCCCGGAAACTGCTGGATGCAGGTGCCATTCTGGCGATTGCCAGCGACTGGAATCCAGGTTCTGCTCCTATGGGAAACCTGATCGTGCAGGCATCTATCCTGGCTACTTATGAAAAATTGACCACTGCAGAAGTGCTTGCCGGCATTACCTTCAGGTCAGCGTATGCGCTGGGACTGGAAGACAGGGGAAGACTGCTGGAAGGCAAGAAAGCGGATTTTATCACTTTTGCTACCCATAATTTCCAGAATATCCTCTACTACCAGGGAAGTCTAAAACCGGAAAAAGTGTTCATCGGCGGCAATGAAGTGAAAAACCGGTAA
- a CDS encoding sensor histidine kinase produces the protein MKSIIQKAYWNRYFLLFILIFAYVQSIYTRMMVWQEINAYIFTPEAAMMTLLNAGILFWVILYFIGKWKGSGVLNRKILLKIFGASLVTYMVSMKVIGLVIALAFDTVERNFNRQAFTYALFSDFLDGIIYGGFFLAYYYYQHNKEQYRKLLVYNEALAKSKINQLKNQLNPHFLFNNLNVLDQLIEEDKEQASGFLNEFADIYRYVLKVSEKELVTINEEADFARQYFNLIRYRYGNAYQLTFNMDNSNGYIVPLTLQLLIENAVQHNLGTEENPVMIAIEIEEYILVSNNINLKRNAKPVSGRALKNLDEQYRILIQKPVEINSSDNLFSIRIPIIHSQNP, from the coding sequence ATGAAAAGTATCATACAAAAAGCTTATTGGAACAGGTATTTCCTGTTGTTTATCCTGATCTTTGCCTATGTACAGTCCATTTATACGCGCATGATGGTCTGGCAGGAAATCAATGCCTATATTTTTACGCCTGAAGCGGCAATGATGACACTGCTGAATGCAGGCATCCTGTTCTGGGTCATCCTGTATTTTATCGGGAAATGGAAAGGTTCAGGCGTGCTCAACAGAAAGATCCTGCTGAAAATATTCGGGGCATCGCTGGTGACGTATATGGTTTCCATGAAGGTGATAGGATTGGTGATTGCCCTTGCCTTCGATACGGTGGAACGGAATTTCAACCGGCAGGCATTTACCTACGCGCTGTTTTCCGATTTCCTGGACGGGATCATCTATGGCGGATTTTTCCTGGCCTATTATTACTACCAGCATAATAAGGAACAATACCGGAAACTGCTCGTCTATAATGAAGCACTGGCGAAAAGCAAAATCAACCAGCTGAAAAACCAGCTCAATCCGCATTTCCTGTTCAACAACCTTAATGTCCTGGACCAGTTGATTGAAGAGGATAAAGAACAAGCCTCCGGTTTCCTGAATGAATTTGCTGATATTTACCGGTATGTGCTGAAAGTTTCGGAAAAGGAACTGGTTACCATCAATGAAGAAGCTGATTTTGCCCGACAGTATTTCAACCTGATCCGGTACCGGTACGGAAATGCCTATCAGCTTACTTTTAACATGGACAACAGCAATGGTTATATCGTTCCTTTAACATTGCAGCTCCTGATCGAAAATGCCGTCCAGCATAATCTGGGAACCGAAGAAAATCCTGTGATGATTGCCATAGAGATTGAAGAGTATATTTTGGTCTCAAACAATATCAACCTGAAAAGGAATGCCAAACCCGTATCCGGGCGGGCGCTGAAAAACCTGGACGAACAGTACCGGATTTTGATTCAGAAACCTGTTGAAATCAATAGTTCAGATAACCTATTTTCTATACGTATTCCCATTATTCATTCACAGAACCCATGA
- the pyk gene encoding pyruvate kinase: MNKYLKKTKIIATLGPASSSKEVMLGLMKAGVDIFRINFSHADYDLVRSNIDIIRELNREHGFSVGILGDLQGPKLRVGVVKEGSYLNPGDILTFTNEKIEGDSTKVYMTYQQFPQDVKVGERILIDDGKLVLEVTETNLIDTVKAKTIQGGPLSSKKGVNLPNTNVSLPALTDKDIQDANFMLDMEVDWIALSFVRHAQDIIDLKELISKHPNGIFKTPIIAKIEKPEGVKNIDEILLECDGLMVARGDLGVEVPMEEVPAIQKTLVEKARFYSKPVIIATQMMETMINSLTPTRAEVNDVANSVLDGADAVMLSGETSVGRYPVQVVENMAKIVKNIEMTHFYQHKNEPIEKDFNCIDERFITNRVCLAAVRIAKTTNVSAIVTLTSSGYTAFQLSAHRPNSHIIVYSGNKKVITMLNLLWGVHAYYYDMKKSTDETIIQVNMLTHNYGYIESGDFVININATPSYEGGKTNTLRLTTV, encoded by the coding sequence ATGAATAAGTATTTAAAGAAAACAAAAATCATCGCGACACTTGGGCCGGCTTCCTCATCAAAAGAAGTCATGTTAGGATTAATGAAGGCTGGTGTTGATATTTTCAGAATAAATTTTTCACATGCAGATTACGACTTAGTTCGAAGCAATATAGACATCATCAGAGAGCTTAACAGAGAACACGGCTTTTCTGTAGGGATCCTGGGAGACCTCCAGGGGCCTAAATTGAGAGTAGGTGTGGTAAAGGAAGGTTCATACCTGAATCCTGGTGATATCCTTACATTCACCAACGAGAAAATCGAAGGAGATTCTACAAAAGTGTACATGACCTACCAGCAGTTCCCTCAGGATGTGAAAGTAGGTGAAAGAATCCTTATCGACGACGGAAAGCTGGTACTGGAAGTAACAGAAACCAATCTGATCGATACGGTAAAGGCCAAAACCATCCAGGGAGGACCATTGAGCTCTAAAAAAGGGGTTAACCTTCCTAATACGAATGTTTCGCTTCCTGCACTAACTGATAAGGACATCCAGGATGCCAACTTCATGCTTGATATGGAAGTAGACTGGATCGCGCTTTCTTTCGTGCGTCATGCCCAGGACATTATCGATCTTAAAGAATTGATTTCCAAGCATCCGAACGGTATATTCAAGACCCCGATCATCGCTAAAATCGAAAAGCCGGAAGGCGTAAAAAATATCGATGAAATCTTATTGGAGTGCGACGGACTGATGGTTGCCCGTGGAGATTTAGGAGTGGAGGTTCCTATGGAAGAAGTTCCTGCGATCCAGAAAACACTGGTGGAAAAAGCAAGGTTCTATTCCAAGCCGGTCATCATTGCTACCCAGATGATGGAAACCATGATCAACAGCTTGACGCCTACCAGAGCGGAAGTAAATGACGTGGCCAACTCCGTACTCGATGGGGCAGATGCCGTAATGCTTTCCGGAGAAACTTCTGTAGGAAGATACCCGGTACAGGTAGTTGAAAACATGGCGAAAATCGTTAAGAATATTGAAATGACGCATTTTTACCAGCATAAAAACGAACCGATTGAAAAAGACTTCAATTGCATCGACGAAAGGTTCATTACGAACAGGGTTTGCCTTGCTGCCGTAAGAATTGCGAAAACAACCAATGTTTCTGCAATCGTTACCTTAACGAGTTCAGGATATACAGCATTCCAGCTTTCAGCTCACAGGCCGAATTCCCACATCATCGTATACAGCGGTAATAAAAAGGTCATCACCATGCTGAACCTTCTTTGGGGTGTTCATGCGTATTATTATGACATGAAGAAATCTACTGATGAAACTATCATCCAGGTTAATATGCTTACCCATAATTACGGATATATTGAAAGCGGTGACTTCGTGATCAACATCAACGCAACTCCTTCCTATGAAGGCGGTAAAACCAATACGCTGCGTCTGACGACAGTATAG
- a CDS encoding helix-turn-helix domain-containing protein, which translates to MTATAKKHIGRNIARIREMRGMKQETLAEILGVSQQKVSLLENAEELEDHKLEPIAKALEIPLEALKNFSDDAVFNIISNTFNEHSSNNNNYQCSINPIDKLIEVYEENKKLYERLLETEKEKSRVIEELVRKVIKD; encoded by the coding sequence ATGACAGCTACAGCAAAGAAACATATCGGGAGAAACATCGCAAGAATCCGGGAAATGCGCGGCATGAAGCAGGAAACCCTGGCCGAAATTTTAGGCGTCAGCCAGCAGAAAGTATCCCTGCTGGAAAATGCCGAAGAACTGGAAGACCACAAACTGGAACCCATTGCCAAAGCCCTGGAAATCCCGTTGGAAGCGCTGAAGAATTTTTCGGATGATGCCGTTTTCAATATCATTTCCAATACTTTTAATGAACACAGCTCAAACAATAACAATTACCAATGTTCAATAAATCCTATTGATAAATTGATAGAAGTTTATGAAGAAAATAAGAAGCTGTATGAGCGGCTGCTGGAAACGGAGAAGGAGAAGAGTAGGGTGATTGAGGAGCTGGTGAGGAAGGTGATTAAAGATTGA
- a CDS encoding acyl carrier protein produces MSDIASRVKAIIADKLDVEEKEVTPEASFTNDLGADSLDTVELIMEFEKEFNIQIPDDQAEKITTVGHAIAYIEEVVNK; encoded by the coding sequence ATGTCAGACATTGCATCAAGAGTAAAAGCTATCATCGCTGATAAGCTTGACGTTGAAGAAAAAGAAGTAACTCCTGAAGCTAGCTTCACCAATGATTTAGGAGCTGATTCATTAGATACAGTTGAATTAATCATGGAATTCGAAAAAGAATTCAACATCCAGATTCCTGATGATCAGGCTGAAAAAATTACTACTGTAGGACACGCTATTGCTTACATTGAGGAAGTAGTAAATAAATAA
- a CDS encoding thermonuclease family protein — protein sequence MKTMISAVALLMCILVGSQTRGKVIKIKDGDTVVVLLSDNTQQTLRLAEVDCPEDSQAFGKAAKQFTAGQVFGKTVTFYQVGKDRYGRGVAGVFYDNDKYLSREIVRAGFGWWYFKASKNTELRKLQDEAKLKKLGIWADKNAVSPWEFRKAKKTKKKNTTDKAKK from the coding sequence ATGAAAACAATGATCTCTGCCGTTGCCCTTTTGATGTGCATTCTGGTAGGCTCCCAAACCCGGGGGAAAGTAATAAAAATCAAAGACGGGGACACTGTGGTGGTCCTGCTTTCCGACAATACCCAGCAGACATTACGCCTGGCCGAGGTGGATTGCCCTGAAGACAGCCAGGCCTTCGGGAAAGCGGCCAAACAGTTTACGGCCGGCCAGGTTTTCGGGAAAACGGTTACCTTTTACCAAGTAGGAAAGGACCGTTACGGAAGAGGTGTTGCAGGTGTTTTCTATGACAATGATAAATACCTGTCCAGGGAAATTGTCAGGGCCGGTTTCGGCTGGTGGTATTTTAAGGCTTCTAAGAATACGGAACTCCGGAAACTCCAGGATGAAGCAAAGCTGAAAAAGCTGGGCATCTGGGCAGATAAGAATGCAGTATCGCCGTGGGAGTTCAGGAAGGCGAAGAAAACGAAGAAGAAAAATACAACGGATAAGGCTAAGAAATAA
- a CDS encoding LytR/AlgR family response regulator transcription factor — MIKILIIEDEIPARKKLKRFIDGLGLATEVIAELDTVQAGIAFLEIHQPDLIFSDIELLDGNAFEIYAEVPVACPIIFTTAYDHFWMEAFDSNGIAYLLKPFSQERFRKAWDKYILLTQSPPKQKTAIDDLAQLIRQNLSGQPYKKRFTISSIQGMYFLETGQIAYFEADEGIVFAHDKTGKKHLLSASTLKEIEEQLNPADFFRINRSEIVHKTYVEKIQRYNKNILALQMTGCETPLKTSQNTTAAFREWVER; from the coding sequence ATGATCAAGATCCTCATTATAGAAGACGAAATACCGGCCAGGAAAAAGCTGAAACGGTTTATTGACGGATTAGGCCTCGCTACGGAAGTAATCGCAGAGCTTGATACGGTGCAGGCTGGCATAGCCTTCCTTGAAATCCATCAGCCTGACCTCATCTTTTCAGATATCGAACTGCTGGACGGGAATGCTTTTGAAATCTATGCCGAAGTTCCTGTGGCCTGTCCCATTATTTTTACCACTGCTTATGACCATTTCTGGATGGAGGCCTTTGATAGCAACGGCATTGCGTATCTCCTGAAACCGTTTTCCCAGGAACGTTTCCGGAAAGCCTGGGATAAATATATCCTGCTGACGCAATCACCGCCAAAACAAAAAACAGCCATAGATGACCTGGCTCAACTGATCAGGCAGAATCTATCCGGGCAACCGTATAAAAAACGTTTCACGATCAGCAGTATTCAGGGGATGTATTTCCTGGAAACCGGGCAGATTGCCTATTTTGAAGCTGATGAAGGAATTGTTTTTGCGCATGATAAGACAGGGAAGAAGCACCTGCTGTCCGCCTCCACTTTAAAGGAGATCGAAGAACAGCTGAACCCGGCAGATTTTTTCCGGATCAACCGGAGTGAAATCGTCCATAAAACGTATGTGGAAAAAATACAGCGCTACAATAAAAATATCCTGGCCCTACAGATGACAGGATGTGAAACCCCTCTTAAAACCAGTCAGAACACCACGGCTGCATTCCGGGAATGGGTGGAGCGGTAA
- the hutG gene encoding formimidoylglutamase translates to MIWQGRLDGEELLHHRIFQRVRQETDYDAVSKGDFVLHGFTVDEGVKRNKGREGAKEAPDIIRKNMSNFPVILPDFSLLDFGNISCEGGNLEQAQADLAKKVSKVLLKGARSLVLGGGHEVMYGHYLGVKTAFPEQKVGIINIDAHFDNRMPEQGIGASSGTGFWQVAQEGDIHSLHIGIQRNSNTLKLFDTAHQFGMKYILADELFFENLPSVYQRINDLCESVDVVYLTICMDVFNASIAPGVSASAYNGIFTDAAFMHFYRHILKQEKLVALDVAEVNPLYDIQDRTARLAASLVNEWLMV, encoded by the coding sequence ATGATTTGGCAAGGCAGATTAGACGGTGAAGAGCTTCTTCATCACAGGATATTTCAGAGGGTAAGGCAGGAAACGGATTATGATGCGGTATCAAAAGGCGATTTTGTATTGCATGGCTTTACCGTAGATGAGGGTGTGAAACGCAATAAAGGCAGGGAAGGAGCTAAGGAAGCCCCCGATATCATCAGAAAAAATATGTCTAATTTCCCGGTTATTCTACCGGATTTCTCCCTTTTGGATTTCGGCAACATCAGTTGTGAAGGCGGAAACCTGGAACAGGCACAGGCTGACCTGGCTAAAAAGGTATCCAAAGTCTTGCTCAAAGGTGCCCGTTCCCTTGTCCTGGGCGGCGGGCATGAAGTGATGTATGGCCATTACCTTGGGGTTAAAACTGCTTTTCCCGAACAGAAGGTAGGAATTATCAACATTGATGCACATTTTGACAACCGTATGCCTGAACAGGGCATAGGAGCGAGTTCCGGTACCGGTTTCTGGCAGGTGGCACAGGAAGGGGACATCCATTCACTGCATATCGGCATACAGAGGAATTCCAATACACTGAAATTATTCGATACTGCGCATCAGTTCGGCATGAAATACATCCTGGCTGATGAACTGTTTTTTGAGAACCTTCCTTCGGTATACCAGCGCATCAATGACCTTTGTGAATCTGTGGATGTAGTGTATCTTACCATTTGCATGGATGTTTTCAATGCCTCCATTGCTCCGGGAGTTTCAGCATCTGCTTATAACGGCATTTTTACAGACGCAGCCTTCATGCATTTCTACAGGCACATCCTGAAACAGGAAAAACTTGTGGCGCTGGACGTGGCAGAAGTCAACCCCCTGTATGACATTCAGGACCGGACCGCCAGACTGGCAGCTTCGCTGGTGAACGAATGGCTGATGGTATAA
- the rnc gene encoding ribonuclease III, with translation MELQKYFSKFLLKQRKKQLTERDYFLSTELTKMLGTEVQNIALYREAFSLKSSSKNQDGSNYERLEFLGDSVLGAVISCHLFHTYPQANEGYLTQMKSKIVNRKNLNKLGEDLKLTDLLQKQSSVALGENICGNLFEALVGAVYLDFQYETCKKIILERLLTPSEINKLENKIVSYKGLLLEWSQKKKLNIKYETCEEIQVNKATVFRCHVWLGDERIANATETSKKKAEEKAAQRAFYILNKKENILGNSKTI, from the coding sequence ATGGAGTTACAGAAATACTTTTCTAAATTCCTTCTCAAACAAAGAAAAAAGCAATTAACGGAGAGAGATTATTTCCTCAGTACCGAACTTACGAAAATGTTAGGGACCGAGGTACAGAACATCGCGCTCTACCGGGAAGCTTTTTCTTTGAAAAGCTCGTCTAAAAACCAAGACGGCAGCAATTATGAGCGCCTTGAATTCCTGGGCGACTCGGTTTTGGGAGCTGTTATCTCATGCCACCTGTTTCATACGTATCCTCAAGCCAATGAAGGATATCTTACCCAGATGAAATCCAAGATTGTCAACAGGAAAAACCTGAACAAGCTCGGAGAAGACCTGAAACTTACAGACCTCCTGCAGAAACAGAGTTCTGTAGCCTTAGGCGAAAATATCTGCGGAAACCTCTTTGAAGCACTGGTAGGAGCAGTTTACCTGGACTTCCAGTACGAAACCTGTAAAAAGATTATCCTCGAAAGGCTCCTTACGCCTTCCGAAATCAACAAGCTGGAAAATAAAATCGTCAGCTACAAAGGACTGCTGCTGGAATGGAGCCAGAAGAAGAAACTGAATATAAAATATGAAACCTGTGAAGAAATACAGGTAAACAAAGCGACGGTGTTTCGCTGCCACGTCTGGCTCGGGGATGAAAGGATTGCCAATGCAACCGAAACATCCAAAAAGAAAGCAGAAGAAAAAGCGGCACAAAGAGCATTTTATATTTTAAACAAAAAAGAAAACATACTTGGAAATTCAAAAACTATATGA
- a CDS encoding IPExxxVDY family protein, with the protein MEIQKLYDVDDTEFENIAIGLVRLVKHIPDHEFFYKVNLNNDLVFSRKKDIVFHGVHYDYFFPRFQAYHKHSRTCFTFISNRSSDSKQKKIQTELFSDEENIKFLLNNQVDVEYILHSSEQFPDFSLILLPENLVFPIQDYTLGSSEELYQIIQYYE; encoded by the coding sequence TTGGAAATTCAAAAACTATATGATGTAGACGATACGGAATTTGAAAATATTGCCATTGGGTTGGTAAGATTAGTCAAACATATCCCTGATCATGAGTTTTTTTATAAAGTAAACCTGAACAACGACCTCGTCTTCTCCAGAAAGAAGGACATCGTGTTCCACGGCGTGCACTATGATTATTTTTTCCCCAGGTTTCAGGCCTATCATAAGCACAGCCGCACCTGCTTTACTTTTATTTCCAACCGATCTTCAGACAGTAAACAAAAAAAAATACAGACTGAGCTCTTTTCAGACGAGGAGAACATTAAGTTTTTATTAAATAATCAGGTAGATGTGGAATATATTCTGCATAGTTCGGAACAATTTCCTGATTTTTCCTTAATTTTGCTCCCGGAAAATCTTGTGTTTCCGATTCAAGATTATACATTAGGTTCCAGCGAGGAACTGTATCAAATTATCCAGTATTATGAATAA
- the fabF gene encoding beta-ketoacyl-ACP synthase II has translation MELKRVVVTGFGALTPIGNNAKDYWENLVKGESGAAPITLFDATNFKTKFACEVKGFDPLNFFDKKEAKKMDRNTQFGLVAAREAVKHSRIIEDQVDKNRVGVIWGSGIGGLETFENEVLGWANTDIPRFNPFFIPKMIADITPGHISIEYGFHGPNYTTVSACASSANALIDSKMIIQLGKADVIVCGGSEAAVTASGVGGFNAMMALSTRNDDPKTASRPFDKDRDGFVLGEGAGCIILEEYEHAVKRGATIYAELTGGGMSADAHHMTAPHPEGLGAYLVMKNCLEDAGLTTDEVDHINMHGTSTPLGDIAESSAISRLLGEHAYDIQINSTKSMTGHLLGAAGVIEAIAALGTIIHGVVPPTINHFTDDENIDSRLNFTFNHAVQKDVKVAMSNTFGFGGHNACVLFKKI, from the coding sequence ATGGAATTAAAAAGAGTAGTTGTAACCGGTTTTGGCGCACTAACACCGATTGGAAATAATGCGAAGGATTACTGGGAAAATCTTGTGAAAGGTGAGAGCGGTGCAGCTCCGATTACTCTTTTTGATGCCACAAACTTCAAAACAAAATTTGCCTGCGAGGTAAAAGGTTTCGATCCCCTGAACTTTTTCGACAAGAAAGAAGCGAAGAAGATGGACCGGAACACGCAGTTTGGGCTGGTAGCCGCCAGGGAAGCTGTAAAGCATTCCAGAATCATTGAAGACCAGGTGGATAAAAACAGGGTTGGCGTGATCTGGGGTTCAGGAATCGGCGGGCTGGAGACATTTGAAAATGAAGTATTAGGCTGGGCGAATACGGATATCCCGAGGTTCAACCCATTCTTCATTCCTAAAATGATTGCGGATATTACACCGGGGCATATTTCTATTGAATACGGATTTCACGGGCCTAACTACACTACGGTTTCTGCCTGTGCATCATCAGCCAATGCGCTGATCGACTCCAAAATGATCATCCAGCTTGGAAAAGCGGATGTTATTGTGTGCGGAGGATCCGAAGCTGCCGTTACAGCGAGCGGTGTAGGCGGTTTCAATGCAATGATGGCATTGTCCACAAGAAATGACGATCCAAAAACAGCTTCACGGCCTTTTGACAAAGACAGAGACGGATTTGTATTAGGGGAAGGAGCAGGATGCATCATCCTTGAAGAGTATGAGCACGCTGTAAAACGCGGTGCCACGATTTATGCGGAATTGACCGGAGGAGGAATGAGTGCAGATGCGCACCATATGACTGCACCTCACCCTGAAGGATTAGGCGCTTACCTGGTTATGAAAAACTGCCTGGAAGACGCGGGATTAACTACTGATGAAGTAGACCATATCAATATGCATGGTACCTCTACTCCATTAGGAGACATCGCAGAATCCAGTGCTATTTCAAGACTTTTGGGAGAGCATGCCTATGACATTCAGATCAATTCCACCAAGTCCATGACCGGGCACTTATTGGGTGCTGCAGGCGTGATTGAGGCTATTGCTGCGTTAGGAACTATTATTCATGGTGTTGTTCCTCCTACCATCAATCATTTCACTGATGATGAAAATATCGACAGCAGACTGAACTTTACTTTCAACCACGCTGTACAGAAGGATGTAAAAGTAGCCATGAGCAATACATTCGGATTCGGCGGGCACAATGCCTGCGTTCTGTTTAAGAAAATCTAA